DNA sequence from the Sulfurimonas sp. genome:
ACATTAGGCAAAGTTTATAGAATTGACGAAAACAAATATGACTACAATATCGTACTCTTATATGAGCTTGACAAAAAAAATCTAAACAATATAAGAGAGTACCTCTCCAACCGCCAAATTGAGCTTATAAGAGAGTTTAAATCGACGGATATCAATTCACTATCATAAAATATCTGGAGTCAAAATGAATAAAATAAGCTTAAGAAAAAAGTATATATTCGCTTTAATTCTAGTGGCGGTATATGCACTGCTGTTTCATACCTCTACTATCACTCTTGTTAAAAACCATGATAAATATGCCCAAGATATAAATCTGGTGGCAAAAGAGCAGATGCTCACGGCAAAGATAATATACTGCATCAACTATATGTCATATCATGAAGCAAATGGACACAAAACATCACTAAATGAGGCTGTAGGGGAGTTTGAAAAAACTGAACTTATCTTAAAAGAGAAAGGATATATTTTTGAAGAAGAGAGCAAAAAAGAGTATCTTCAAAGCGTAAAACAGTTTTTAAATATTTTTGAAGACAGAGGAGATAATGAACGATATGACAAGATAGAAGAGATTAATGTTTTCCTACAAAAAAAGTATGATTTTTTAATAAAAAATATCGGTGATTATACTCTTGCCATCCAAAAAGAGAGTGAAAAATCAACCCAAAATATAGTATTTATAAAAACACTTCTTTTGATACTTTTGCTTCTGCTATTAGCTTTTGAAGCTTTTTTTATATTCTTACCGACAGAAAATGAGATAAAGGCAAAAACAAAAGAGCTAGAAGATATAAATAAAGATTTACAAGAGCGTGTTATGGACGAAGTATATAAAAATAGAGAAAAAACTATACAAATCATTCAGCAATCAAAACTGGCACAAATGGGAGAGATGCTTAATATGATTGCGCATCAGTGGCGTCAACCGCTGGCGTCTATATCGGCAATATCGGGAACTCTCTCGCTTGATATTATGATGGATAACTACAAAGCCGATTTCTTTCAAGCAAAATTGGACTCTATTGATGAACTGGCGAATTACCTCTCACAAACTATTGATGATTTTAGAAATTTCTTTAAAAACGACAAAAAGCTAGAGCACGGAGAGTTAAAAGATATAGTCGAAAAGAGTTTTAAGATTATTGCTCCTTGCATAGAAACAAAAAATATCACAATAAGCACCGATATAGATGATGATATCTTTGTATATACCTATATCACGGAAATAAAACAAGTTTTGTTAAATATTATAAAAAATGCAGAGGATGTACTGCTCGAAAAAAATATTAACAATGCAACCATTTGGGTTAATGGACGCAAAGATGAAAAGTATGCAGAATTAACCATTGAAGATAACGGTGGAGGCATTTCCGATGAGATAATGAGCAAAATTTTCGAACCGTATTTTAGTACAAAAAAAGATAAAGAGGGAACCGGCATCGGTCTGTATATGTCTAAAATGATTGTTGAAGAGCATTGCAAAGGCAAAATCAGTGTTCAAAACGGCAGCTACGGCGCAAAATTTACTATAAATATTCCGCTGGATAAATCAAATTACAAAAAATAGACAAACACCGTTAATATCGCGAGATATTAACGGTGTAAGTTAAAATTATGACATCAACGCTATAACTTGACCTTCAGTTACTCTATCGTTAGTCGCAACATCTATAGATTTGATTATACCGCTTTTTGGTGCAACTACATCTATTTCCATTTTCATAGATTCTAATATTAAAATAACATCACCCTCGTTTACGCTTTGACCCGGATTAGCAACTATTTTCCATACATTTCCCGGAAGAAGCGCTTTTACTTCAAATCCGTTTACTACCGCTTTTGGAGCAACAGGAGCTGCTGCAGGAGCAACTGCTGCACTCTCACCGTTTACTGCAGTTACTTGAATATTTACATCACCTTCAGCAACTTGAACACTATATTTTTGACCGTCAACAACTACCGTATAATTTCCGCTTCCCATTTTTCTACTCCCTTGTTCATTTTTATTTTGTTCTTTTTTCTCTTCTTCTTTTTTCATATCCGACAGTTTGCGAACCATTAGCTCACCTTGACCTTTTAGAAAAGCAATTCCTTTTTCGTGACAAGCTGCAGCTATAAAAATATTTTCTTCGGTTATTTCGATATTTTCTGCTTTTAGTTTGTCAATCCAAGTAGCCAAAGACTTACTCTCATCCGCATTTGCGATATCAAGAGCTTTCTCCGTTGTAGGCGCTAAACCTAATTTTTCAGAAGCAATTTTAACAACTTCAGGATCAGGTGCAACCGGAGTTTTACCGAAATAACCCAGAACCATTCTTCCGTATCCCGGAGCGATTGCATTCCACGGACCTTGCATAACATTGTTAAGCGCTTGTTGAAAATAAAATTGTGAAACAGGTGTAACGGATGTTCCGTATCCGCCTTTTTTTACAACTTCAGTCATAGCAGCGATTACTTCGGGAAATCTATCCATAATGCCGTTATCACGCATCATTTGAGTATTTGCAGTAAGCGCACCGCCCGGCATTGGAGAAAATGGAATAATCGGAGAAACCATTGTTGCTTCAGGCGGCATAAAATAGTCTGCCAAACAGTGTTGAAGCTCTTTTTCATAAGTAAGTACTTTATCTATTTCAAGTCCGCCAAGGTCATAATTCATCCCTTTTGTAGCATGAAGCATAGTTAAAATATCCGGCTGGCTTGTTCCCCCGCTTACAGGTGCAGCAGCCAAATCGATACCGTCTACACCCGCTTCAAGAGCAGCCATATATGCAGCTACCGAAACACCTGCCGTTTCATGAGTATGAAGTCTTAAGTGTGTTCCCTCGGGAATCAAGCGTCTTGCCATTTGAATAGTTTCAAAAACTTTTTGAGGATTTGAAGTTCCTGATGCATCTTTAAAACAGATACTGTCATAAGGAATACCGCTGTCTAGTATCTCGCGCAATGTTTTTTCGTAAAACTCTACGGTATGAGCACCAAAACAACCCGGAGGCAGATCCATCATAGTAACTACAACTTCATGTTTTAATCCATGATGCGTTATTCGCTCTGCCGAATATTTTAAATTTTCAACATCGTTTAATGCATCAAAATTTCTAATAGTCGTCGTACCGTGTTTTTTAAACATTTTTGCATGTAAATCTATAAGCTCTTTAGAGCCTGTATCTAACATTACAGTATTAATACCGCGAGATAATGTTTGAAGATTTGCATCAGGTCCTACAATGCTGCGAAACTTGTCCATCATAAGAAACGCATCTTCTCTTAAGTAAAAGTAGAGTGACTGAAATCTAGCGCCGCCGCCAAATTCAAAGTGAGTAATTCCCGCTCTTTTTGCCGCTTCAACAGCCGGAAAAAAATCGTTCATCAATACACGACCGCCAAAGACGGACTGAACACCGTCTCTAAATGTTGTATCCATTACATCTATAAATTTTTTAGCCATTTTATTTTAACCTTCTCTATGATATTTAATTGCAGCCGTTATTGCAGCAACTACTTTTTTTTGATTATCTTGATTTTGAGCATTGTTTAATGTAGGATTTACCTCAGGTTTTACTTCAGGTTCCACTTCAGGATAAAATTTCTTTATAATATTTGACACGGCATCCGTCTTAGATACTACTATTCCAATTATTATTCCAATAAATAAAAAAACAACTTCCATTTTAGAACTCTCTACTACAAAGTTTAGTTTCCATCAATATACCTTTCTAACATCTTTCGCGGTACTTTACAATATTAATGTTTAAAAAGAGTTTGTGCCACTTTTCGTAATCTTAAAAAATAATCGGATTGTTACTTTTTGATTATATAATTCATAAAAAATATCAATAGAGTGTATATGAAAAATGAAAATGTTGTAAAATTTGGATTAATAAATACGGTAGAAGGATACTCATACTTGGCACTCGTTTTTATTGCAATGCCGTTAAAATACATATTTGGAATCGCTTTGGCGGTAAAGATGGTCGGTATGATTCACGGCATACTTTTTGTACTATTTTGTTTATATCTTATAAAAGCATGGCAAGAGAGCAAATGGTCATTTGGAGAAAATATCATATTTTTTATAGCTTCGCTTATACCGTTTGGAACTTTTTTTACTAAAACTAAAATTAAAACTTATGAATTAAAAAGTTTTGTTTAGTTAAAATATTTTATAAAATCAAGGAGCGTGTTTATGATTGCCGGAATGAACGAACAAGATTTAATGGCGTATATCATATTTGGATTAATACTGAATTTTACTTTTTCTATACTTTTTGGAATGTATCTTAGTAAAAATATAGGGATGCAGGAGATGATTGAACTAAAAGGCGATAAAGAACAATCGCTATTTGTAAGCCTTAGTCTTTTTATACCGTATGCAAAAATGATAGTTACGCTTTACAGAGTTGCGATTTTGCAGATATTCTTTTTAGATAAAGGTTATACGCATAAAGAGTTTTGGATATATATGACTACAAATCAGTTAAATAAATTAGATTAGAACTGGCAAGTTTATAAAGATTTTTTAACTTCGATTAGTTTTAGCGTCTCATAGGCGCATAGAGGATTTAATTTTACTGCAGATGTTTCTAAAGCTTTAACGCAAAGTCTTAAATGATCCAAGTCATTTTCGCGCATTATTGCTTCAAGCAATATTTGAGCATCTTTGATTCGAAGATTTCTAACGACTCCCAAGTTTTTGTGCGCCAGATTTCTAATATTTGTATAATCTAAACTCTTGCCTTCCAACTCATCTTTTTTCAATTCATGGATATATTTATAAAAAGCTATTTTTGATTTTAAAATTTGTATGATATAGTCTTCGATAAGTTGACGGATAGTGTCTTCATCCAAAGACAACTCTTCTAGCGCTTCGGCAATTTCATAGCGATAATCAGATATTTCTAAATGTTGAAGATTTTCTTCAATAAAAGATTCCCCCTCATTGAGCAACATATCTATCTTGCGCCGAAGTTCGGCGTTTTCAGGCCGTCTCTTATCTTTGTATTTATTATCCATGAACATATGATATCATAATCTTTCTCTTTATCATAATTTAACGGTAAAAAATAATCTAAACTATTACGAGTGCTACAAATGCACTCATAATCAGAAATTATACAACAGCTTTTGCAATAATTCTATTTAATCTTGAAATAAAACCTGCAGTATCTTCAAGTTCAACTCCGTCAAAAAGTTTTGCCTGATCAAGAAGCACATGCGCTGCATCATTAATCAAGTTTTGATCTACGGAATTTTTCAACTTTATAATCAAATCGTGATTAGGATTTATCTGTAAAATAGGTGCCGGAGTCGGCATCTCTGAACCTTGTCCCATCTGTCTCATAATTTTAGCCATCATATAAGCCGAATCTTCTTTATCCTCTTTGAGTTTTACCGGAGAATCAACCAAATCAAAAGTCACTTCAACCGATTTTACACTCTCGCCGAGTGCGTCTTTTAGCTCTTTAGTCAGACTTTCAAATGATTTGGCACTCTCTTCGTGAGCTTTTTTAGCATCCTCGTTCTCTTCAAATTTAGCATCGCTTACATGGACAAATTTGTACTCTTTATACTCCGTTACCATCGGGAAGATTATCGTATCTATCTCTTCGTTTAAGACCAAAACATCTATGCCGCGAGACTTAAATCTCTCTAATGACGGCGAATTTCTAAGCATTGAGAGCGAAGTTTTACCTGTAATATAGTAAATCTCTTTTTTAGCTTCATCTACGGTTTTTACGAAATCCTCTATCATAACCTTTTGGCTTGAGTTTAGAGTATTGAACTTCATAAGCTCTAAGAGTTTTTCACGATTACCGTAATCGCTGTAAATCCCCTCTTTTAAAACATTGCCGAACTGTGCAAAAAAGTCGTCATACTTTTTAGTGTCGTTTTTCGCCATTTTAGATAGTTCCGAGAGAACCTTTTTTACCGAAGCATTTTTGATTTTTGCCATAACCGCGTTTGACTGTAAAATCTCGCGGGATACATTTAGAGGCAGATCTTTAGAGTCGATTACACCGCGTAAAAATCTAAGATATGTCGGCATAAGTTCTTTTTCGTCATCGGTGATAAATACGCGGTTAATATAGAGTTTGATACCTGTTTGATAATCTACTCTATACAAATCCATCGGTGCTTTGGACGGGATGTAAAAGAGTGTCGTGTACTCCATCGCACCCTCTGCTTTATGGTGCATCCAAGCGAGAGGCTCTTCTGAGGAGTGAGCGATTGAGCTGTAAAAATCTTTGTACTCTTCATCGCTTATCTCATTTTTTGAGATTGTCCAAAGTGCGTTTGCGCGGTTGATTTGCACATTTTCTATCTCTGTTCTTGAAGGCTCTGTTTCCTTACCCTCATCATCTTTTACGGCTGCAATAAACTTCTCTTTATCCATAAAAATTGGAAACGGGATGTGATTTGAATATTTTTTTATGATATTTTCAATTCTGTAACTATCTAAAAATTCACTCTCGTCATCGTTTAGATGCATAACTATCGTAGTACCGTGACCGTCTTGTGTCGTATGCTCT
Encoded proteins:
- a CDS encoding HAMP domain-containing sensor histidine kinase, with product MNKISLRKKYIFALILVAVYALLFHTSTITLVKNHDKYAQDINLVAKEQMLTAKIIYCINYMSYHEANGHKTSLNEAVGEFEKTELILKEKGYIFEEESKKEYLQSVKQFLNIFEDRGDNERYDKIEEINVFLQKKYDFLIKNIGDYTLAIQKESEKSTQNIVFIKTLLLILLLLLLAFEAFFIFLPTENEIKAKTKELEDINKDLQERVMDEVYKNREKTIQIIQQSKLAQMGEMLNMIAHQWRQPLASISAISGTLSLDIMMDNYKADFFQAKLDSIDELANYLSQTIDDFRNFFKNDKKLEHGELKDIVEKSFKIIAPCIETKNITISTDIDDDIFVYTYITEIKQVLLNIIKNAEDVLLEKNINNATIWVNGRKDEKYAELTIEDNGGGISDEIMSKIFEPYFSTKKDKEGTGIGLYMSKMIVEEHCKGKISVQNGSYGAKFTINIPLDKSNYKK
- a CDS encoding biotin/lipoyl-containing protein, producing the protein MAKKFIDVMDTTFRDGVQSVFGGRVLMNDFFPAVEAAKRAGITHFEFGGGARFQSLYFYLREDAFLMMDKFRSIVGPDANLQTLSRGINTVMLDTGSKELIDLHAKMFKKHGTTTIRNFDALNDVENLKYSAERITHHGLKHEVVVTMMDLPPGCFGAHTVEFYEKTLREILDSGIPYDSICFKDASGTSNPQKVFETIQMARRLIPEGTHLRLHTHETAGVSVAAYMAALEAGVDGIDLAAAPVSGGTSQPDILTMLHATKGMNYDLGGLEIDKVLTYEKELQHCLADYFMPPEATMVSPIIPFSPMPGGALTANTQMMRDNGIMDRFPEVIAAMTEVVKKGGYGTSVTPVSQFYFQQALNNVMQGPWNAIAPGYGRMVLGYFGKTPVAPDPEVVKIASEKLGLAPTTEKALDIANADESKSLATWIDKLKAENIEITEENIFIAAACHEKGIAFLKGQGELMVRKLSDMKKEEEKKEQNKNEQGSRKMGSGNYTVVVDGQKYSVQVAEGDVNIQVTAVNGESAAVAPAAAPVAPKAVVNGFEVKALLPGNVWKIVANPGQSVNEGDVILILESMKMEIDVVAPKSGIIKSIDVATNDRVTEGQVIALMS
- a CDS encoding OadG family transporter subunit, which produces MEVVFLFIGIIIGIVVSKTDAVSNIIKKFYPEVEPEVKPEVNPTLNNAQNQDNQKKVVAAITAAIKYHREG
- a CDS encoding DUF3817 domain-containing protein, whose protein sequence is MKNENVVKFGLINTVEGYSYLALVFIAMPLKYIFGIALAVKMVGMIHGILFVLFCLYLIKAWQESKWSFGENIIFFIASLIPFGTFFTKTKIKTYELKSFV
- the htpG gene encoding molecular chaperone HtpG, which gives rise to MAKHQFQTEANQILNLMIHSLYSNKEIFIRELVSNASDALDKLNMSVLTNDAYKGVNFVPRIDIVANKEAKTLTIKDSGIGMNEEDLMNNLGTIAKSGTKAFLENLTGDQKKDSNLIGQFGVGFYACFMVAHKVEVTTKKAGEEQAYLWISKGDGEFEIEHTTQDGHGTTIVMHLNDDESEFLDSYRIENIIKKYSNHIPFPIFMDKEKFIAAVKDDEGKETEPSRTEIENVQINRANALWTISKNEISDEEYKDFYSSIAHSSEEPLAWMHHKAEGAMEYTTLFYIPSKAPMDLYRVDYQTGIKLYINRVFITDDEKELMPTYLRFLRGVIDSKDLPLNVSREILQSNAVMAKIKNASVKKVLSELSKMAKNDTKKYDDFFAQFGNVLKEGIYSDYGNREKLLELMKFNTLNSSQKVMIEDFVKTVDEAKKEIYYITGKTSLSMLRNSPSLERFKSRGIDVLVLNEEIDTIIFPMVTEYKEYKFVHVSDAKFEENEDAKKAHEESAKSFESLTKELKDALGESVKSVEVTFDLVDSPVKLKEDKEDSAYMMAKIMRQMGQGSEMPTPAPILQINPNHDLIIKLKNSVDQNLINDAAHVLLDQAKLFDGVELEDTAGFISRLNRIIAKAVV